ttcatttaaatgtggttagttataaatgataatgatcatagtcaatctctttttaaagtaagaaaagggcaataggatataggaatgaatactttacattggtatcgattttcatttattgatacaactttaaggtcaattttgtgatatgcatatgtctcctcttgtttaggtattatgtttatacagatcttttaaaatgatatgcataattaaatacaggttatataatcacctatgatagtcagaacttataattagttaggatttctagatacagagatgtatttgagatggttaggtattcttcatacctttcaaagacctacagaaatatggcattgaAGTGGTTTAGGacttttcttggcagtaagacacaactgctcctggcacaccaattatgtcagaaaggaggatgggcatctaagaaactcgttatggagtttgctttcaacatggcaagattagccatttgggtaagaaactgctcttgcctggactgtttgttgctgtataaactagacatgcaggacccataagaaagtgactgctgaacttacaaaacaagacagtactgaagggttcctgttgaaatggaaaagtgtgccagacacactgtggcctatgagctgaagatggatgccccaatgttacattGGAACgttaggtgactgtccaggtattgagatgtctctgtaaattctagagtttatatattatccttctgtggtctttgatagagttgaagacagatagttttcttcagttattataaaagataagttacccttctttttatttagacagaaaagaggagatgatggggaatgtaatactgtgtatgtttatcttattgattgttaaataaaatacNNNNNNNNNNNNNNNNNNNNNNNNNNNNNNNNNNNNNNNNNNNNNNNNNNNNNNNNNNNNNNNNNNNNNNNNNNNNNNNNNNNNNNNNNNNNNNNNNNNNNNNNNNNNNNNNNNNNNNNNNNNNNNNNNNNNNNNNNNNNNNNNNNNNNNNNNNNNNNNNNNNNNNNNNNNNNNNNNNNNNNNNNNNNNNNNNNNNNNNNNNNNNNNNNNNNNNNNNNNNNNNNNNNNNNNNNNNNNNNNNNNNNNNNNNNNNNNNNNNNNNNNNNNNNNNNNNNNNNNNNNNNNNNNNNNNNNNNNNNNNNNNNNNNNNNNNNNNNNNNNNNNNNNNNNNNNNNNNNNNNNNNNNNNNNNNNNNNNNNNNNNNNNNNNNNNNNNNNNNNNNNNNNNNNNNNNNNNNNNNNNNNNNNNNNNNNNNNNNNNNNNNNNNNNNNNNNNNNNNNNNNNNNNNNNNNNNNNNNNNNNNNNNNNNNNNNNNNNNNNNNNNNNNNNNNNNNNNNNNNGGATGACATCATTCAGGCCAGTGTGTTCAACAGTTTCCGAAGATACATGTGTAAGGTATACATGTGCCTACCTGCCCCCCAAGGTTTCTGTCAGTCAGGTAAGTTAGGCACTGTTAAACTATTTTAGAAATCATATGTAAGTGGATATGTTAGGCAACATTCTCACAAAAATTCTGGATATTGATATCCATAAAAGACTTATAAGCTGTGCAATTATTACATTTTGGGTTCTGTGTTGAGAAGAAATTTCAGAGTAACCTCTTGCTAACCAGTGTTCTTGCTACTATCCAAATATCTTAGAAACAGAAGAGTTATGCAAACAAGACATTGACTCCTATATTTGCTTCATTACAAAGTATGTGACATTAAACACCTGTATGCAAtatgaaataattaatatttgCTTTTACTATCTCCATTCAGCTCACAAGTTCAATGTGGTCATTTAGTGTATTTGCTTTGACTAACTCAGGTTATATTTTAActcatgcttttttttcttcttagatatCAGGATAAGCCATGACAGAAGGGAACACACTGTGAACAGAGGACTTTGATTTTCCAGGATGCCTGTGAAGTGGATGCCTCTTCTACTGCTCCTGCTGCAGATGACTTGCTGCTTCAGATCTGGGAATTGTGGGAAGGTGTTGGTGTGGCCAATGGAATACAGTCACTGGCTGAATCTAAAGATTATACTGGATGAACTTGCACAGAGGGGTCATGAAGTAACAGTTCTGAGACCTTCAGCTTCCATCTTTCTTGATCCCCAAAAGTCACCTGACCTGAAGTTTGAGAGTTTTCCTACATCTCTCAGTAAAGATGATCTGGATGAGGTTTTTCTATTGTTTGTGAATAAATGGATTTATGAGATACCAAGAGATTCAGGTTTATCACACTCTCCTTTGCTacagaatgtgtgtgagagatatTCTGACAGTTATCTAAGTCTTTGTAAAGACACAGTTTCAAACAAACAACTGATGAAAAAACTACAGAAATCCAAGTTTGATGTCCTTTTCTCGGATGCCATTGCTCCCTGTGGGGAGTTGATAGCTGAACTGCTCCAGATCCCTTTTCTATACAGTCTTCGCTTTTCTCCtggctatacaatggaaaagtaCAGTGGAGGATTGCTAGTCCCTCCCTCTTATGTACCTATAATTTTGTCAGGACTAGGGGGTAAAATGACATTCATGGAGAGGGTAAGAAATATGATATGTATGCTTTATTTTGACTTTTGGTTCCagttatttaataaaaagaaatgggatcAGTTTTACAGTGAAACTTTGGGTAAGTTATGTTTCTTATCTGTATCTCAGTGAACAAAATTTcacaagtatttaaatatattgtatgtCCTTGAAATACAAAGTGAGAGTTGTCTTTTATAGGTGATCAAATATAATCTGATATTAGCTACCAAACTCAAAAACCTGTAAAAGCTCATATTATTGATCAAATAGAAGCAGAGCAGTTCTGATACAGGACATTCTGGTGAGGTATACCATTGCAAAGAGATGCCAGAAGACTTTCCCTAAGTGATTTTTACTCATTTTACtataatttttatctattttaataaaTCACTAGCTCTTAATCAAATCCTGGCTAATGTAGATAAAAGGATGgcatattttatagttttaatatgtatataatacTGAAGAAATTGTTTTCTCTTGCATAGGCAAccttcttaatttaaaattaaattgtggTGTCTGAAAACAGGACCAAATAGTTAAGAGTGTTTTCCGTTCTGGTGGAGTGCCTGAGTTCTGTTAGTAACACCCACCCAGGTACAGAGGCTCAAAATTGACTGATAaacttagcacacacacacacacacacacacacacacacacacacacacaaaaaaaaaaaaaacacggatAAATCATAAAGTATTTCCTCTGTATATTCTTAAGTGTTACCTTACATTTGAAAGATACTATGTTAGTTTACAGGCTTAAAAATGGAACTGTAGTTGCTATTAATaccaagttcctttattgtgtaCTTTCCTAGCATCCATTATTTAAACACTACAGAAGTATGGGTGCATGTGCACTCAGTCTGTACATTCTGAAGTCATggtttttttcacttaaaaatatgcATAGTTAAGATTGGGCAAAAATTTCTACTATCATAATTTCTGAAAGTGTTGTGATAATTTTTATAAGTGCTATTAAATTAGTGGTTATTTCAATAACTATTTAATATCTCAAATTACTGAGGAAATGATAATTCTTaccatttactttaaaaataaggcCAAGTTGACATTTATATATCAATTGCACATGCAAATTATGTTACATATTAATGAACATTGGTTTTTAAATGCTCTTGTTCTGCACCAAAAATAAATTCttccatcatttttaagaaaatatatattttgtattctgATGACAATCCTGGCAATTTTTCAGTTTCTCATTTGCTCCTATTCTCCATCTAGGAAAGCACACTACCTTAGCTGAGACAATAGGCAAAGCAGAAATGTGGCTCATTCGCTCCTACTGGGATTTGGAGTTTCCTCGTCCAACCTTACCAAATGTTGAATATGTTGGAGGACTCCACTGCAAACCTGCCAATCCCTTGCCTAaggtaaatacattttttttaatctcttttccATTCAATTTAATCTTTGTTAAAGATGATTCTACACCTTTCATTACATTTTGATCCCAGTGATAGAGATATAGAGGAAGTGGAATTAAACATCCTGCTAACTATGGGGTCAATAAAGTCAGGAATGAACAGGATAGACCTGGGAAATATTCACATCAGTGAGTTAAATGAAGTCAGTTATGGTACTTGGGTGGTTAGCCATTGGGTAAAGTCCTTACCAAACAACTATGAGGATGTAAGTTTGAATCCCAACACCCATTAAAAAATTGGGTGTCCCACACAGTACTATGACATTGGTACTTAGGATGCAGAAAAGGATTGATactgggagcttgctggccacAATCTGGTAAAAATTGTAACATTTCTCTTCAGGATGAGAGCCTCTACAACTATATTTAAGATTGATAGAGAAAGGCATCATATTTTAACTTTTGGCACCTATGTGCTAAAACTAAGGCAGAAAACCTCCCCAGGACCCCcaatacatcacatacacacacacacacacacacacacacacacacacacacactcacactcacagaagcacacttgtgcacacatgcatgcaaacatataaacacatgcgaaaaaacaaagaaattaattcaGTTAAACTCATCACTTCAGAAACTATCAATCATCAAAAGATGTGACTAACATGTATCTGAGGTAATTGTTTGATATCCAGAGAAACAAGGATATAGCTTCTGTCCAACCAGTGATCGTGAAGGTCATCTCTGAAAATACCTTATTTAAACACAATTTCAGAATATTATTATGTGGTATATGTTTGCCATGCAGTTATGAATACTTCAAAAAGAACCAAAGCATTTTATTAATCATAGTAGGAAGTTTATATTAACTACTAGATATATAAATACTACAGCATAGATATTATTTCATCAAACATGAGTTAGTAATATTTAACCAATCAttataggagaaaaataaaatagcaaggGAAAAATATCACATTTCCTGTAGGGTGAAAACTTGTAAATGAAGCTACAATTTTATGAATACTTTATAAAGTATGCTGGGACTCCTGAGTTTTAATTTTGCCAGAGGAAAGTAATTAAAATGTTCGTTGCACAATGTGTGAGTACAAAGTCTTTGACACTGGCAGTTTtgtcttctgtatgtatgttttaaaaacactACTCTAAAAATTCCTAGGAGCACCTTAATTTCTATTCTCCTAGTTTTTTCATAAAGGTATCATAAGTGAGTTCTCAACAATTGGTATTTTGTCATGAAGCAAATTCTCTTCACAGGAAATGGAAGACTTTGTCCAGAGTTCTGGAGAACATGGTGTTGTGGTGTTTTCTCTGGGGTCAATGGTCAGCAACATGACAGAAGAAAAGGCCAACACAATTGCATGGGCCCTTGCCCAGATTCCACAAAAGGTGAGGTAAAGTGCTCCATGGGAGGTAACTGTATATTAAGTCTGTCAAAGTCCTTGAAAGGTCTGATTATAGAAAGGACTTGTGAAAGTAAAGTTTTAAGTATGCTCTAATTTGCCTTAGAAACAGATATTCATAGCAGATGCTACAATACCGCAGAAGGTGCCTTTGACTGAGAGTAACTTGGATATAAGTACTGTGATCACTGTGCACACATTCTGAAATGCTGGCATGATAATGGCATTCCTATCAAGAGT
The Cricetulus griseus strain 17A/GY chromosome 1 unlocalized genomic scaffold, alternate assembly CriGri-PICRH-1.0 chr1_1, whole genome shotgun sequence genome window above contains:
- the LOC100772229 gene encoding UDP-glucuronosyltransferase 2B17-like isoform X5 translates to MPVKWMPLLLLLLQMTCCFRSGNCGKVLVWPMEYSHWLNLKIILDELAQRGHEVTVLRPSASIFLDPQKSPDLKFESFPTSLSKDDLDEVFLLFVNKWIYEIPRDSGLSHSPLLQNVCERYSDSYLSLCKDTVSNKQLMKKLQKSKFDVLFSDAIAPCGELTTLAETIGKAEMWLIRSYWDLEFPRPTLPNVEYVGGLHCKPANPLPKEMEDFVQSSGEHGVVVFSLGSMVSNMTEEKANTIAWALAQIPQKVLWRFDGKTPDTLGPNTRIFKWLPQNDLLGHPKTKVFVTHGGANGIYEAIHHGIPMVGIPLFAEQHDNVAHMVAKGAAVSLDFHTMTSSDLLNALKEVINNPFYKKNVMWLSTIHHDQPMKPLDRAAFWIEFVMRHKGAKHLKPLAYNLTWYQYHSLDVIGFLLACVAAIAFFTIKCCLFVYRFFVKKGKE
- the LOC100772229 gene encoding UDP-glucuronosyltransferase 2B17-like isoform X3, with amino-acid sequence MPVKWMPLLLLLLQMTCCFRSGNCGKVLVWPMEYSHWLNLKIILDELAQRGHEVTVLRPSASIFLDPQKSPDLKFESFPTSLSKDDLDEVFLLFVNKWIYEIPRDSGLSHSPLLQNVCERYSDSYLSLCKDTVSNKQLMKKLQKSKFDVLFSDAIAPCGELIAELLQIPFLYSLRFSPGYTMEKYSGGLLVPPSYVPIILSGLGGKMTFMERVRNMICMLYFDFWFQLFNKKKWDQFYSETLGKHTTLAETIGKAEMWLIRSYWDLEFPRPTLPNVEYVGGLHCKPANPLPKEMEDFVQSSGEHGVVVFSLGSMVSNMTEEKANTIAWALAQIPQKVLWRFDGKTPDTLGPNTRIFKWLPQNDLLGHPKTKVFVTHGGANGIYEAIHHGIPMVGIPLFAEQHDNVAHMVAKGAAVSLDFHTMTSSDLLNALKEVINNPFYKKNVMWLSTIHHDQPMKPLDRAAFWIEFVMRHKGAKHLKPLAYNLTWYQYHSLDVIGFLLACVAAIAFFTIKCCLFVYRFFVKKGKE
- the LOC100772229 gene encoding UDP-glucuronosyltransferase 2B17-like isoform X2, yielding MPVKWMPLLLLLLQMTCCFRSGNCGKVLVWPMEYSHWLNLKIILDELAQRGHEVTVLRPSASIFLDPQKSPDLKFESFPTSLSKDDLDEVFLLFVNKWIYEIPRDSGLSHSPLLQNVCERYSDSYLSLCKDTVSNKQLMKKLQKSKFDVLFSDAIAPCGELIAELLQIPFLYSLRFSPGYTMEKYSGGLLVPPSYVPIILSGLGGKMTFMERVRNMICMLYFDFWFQLFNKKKWDQFYSETLGKHTTLAETIGKAEMWLIRSYWDLEFPRPTLPNVEYVGGLHCKPANPLPKEMEDFVQSSGEHGVVVFSLGSMVSNMTEEKANTIAWALAQIPQKVLWRFDGKTPDTLGPNTRIFKWLPQNDLLGHPKTKAFVTHGGANGIYEAIHFGIPMIGIPLFGEQHDNIAYMVAKGAAVALNFRTITRSDLLNALEAVIENPTYKENAMWLSTIHNDQPMKPLDRAVFWIEFVMRHKGAKHLRPLAYNLTWYQYYSLDVIGFLLAWVAVITFLVIKSCLFIYQKFVKTGKKMKNE
- the LOC100772229 gene encoding UDP-glucuronosyltransferase 2B17-like isoform X4, whose product is MPVKWMPLLLLLLQMTCCFRSGNCGKVLVWPMEYSHWLNLKIILDELAQRGHEVTVLRPSASIFLDPQKSPDLKFESFPTSLSKDDLDEVFLLFVNKWIYEIPRDSGLSHSPLLQNVCERYSDSYLSLCKDTVSNKQLMKKLQKSKFDVLFSDAIAPCGELTTLAETIGKAEMWLIRSYWDLEFPRPTLPNVEYVGGLHCKPANPLPKEMEDFVQSSGEHGVVVFSLGSMVSNMTEEKANTIAWALAQIPQKVLWRFDGKTPDTLGPNTRIFKWLPQNDLLGHPKTKAFVTHGGANGIYEAIHFGIPMIGIPLFGEQHDNIAYMVAKGAAVALNFRTITRSDLLNALEAVIENPTYKENAMWLSTIHNDQPMKPLDRAVFWIEFVMRHKGAKHLRPLAYNLTWYQYYSLDVIGFLLAWVAVITFLVIKSCLFIYQKFVKTGKKMKNE